The proteins below come from a single Oxyura jamaicensis isolate SHBP4307 breed ruddy duck chromosome 1, BPBGC_Ojam_1.0, whole genome shotgun sequence genomic window:
- the LOC118167547 gene encoding LOW QUALITY PROTEIN: cyclic AMP-dependent transcription factor ATF-1-like (The sequence of the model RefSeq protein was modified relative to this genomic sequence to represent the inferred CDS: deleted 1 base in 1 codon): MEEEHKSGSNSSVTLHKQQPYKMSLRGPAPLTVVQLPGEQVQVQGVIQTAHSSSVIHSPQVQTVQVSSLSESEDSQDSSDSIGSSQKAQGILACRPSYPKILKDLSSEDRIERDRKGDEESPGVSAVTSMSVPPPIYQTSTGQYIAIAANGLQLASPGTDGVQGLQTLTTTNTGGSQPGTTILQYAQTSDGQQILVPSSQVVVQTASGDMQTYQIRTTPTTTSLPQTVVMTSPVTLMSQTSKTDDPQLKREIRLMKNREAARECRRKNKEYVKCLENRVAVLENQNKTLTEELRTLKDLYCHKSVQEEGKTFVDCKFQRIIFFIH; the protein is encoded by the exons ATGGAAGAGGAGCACAAGAGTGGCAGTAACAGCTCCGTGACCCTTCACAAACAGCAGCCGTACAAGATGTCTCTGAGAGGTCCTGCTCCTCTGACAGTTGTTCAGCTTCCTGGAGAGCAAGTCCAGGTCCAGGGAGTCATTCAGACAGCCCACTCCTCCTCTGTAATCCACTCACCCCAGGTGCAAACAGTGCAGGTATCTTCTTTGTCTGAGAGTGAAGATTCTCAGGATTCATCAGATAGCATAGGCTCTTCACAGAAAGCTCAGGGTATCTTAGCATGTCGTCCATCTTACCCAAAAATTTTGAAAGATCTTTCTTCTGAAGATAGGATAGAA CGGGATAGAAAAGGAGATGAGGAAAGTCCCGGTGTCTCTGCTGTTACGTCTATGTCTGTTCCCCCACCTATCTACCAGACGAGCACTGGACAGTACATTGCCATTGCTGCAAATGGATTACAGCTGGCCAGCCCCGGTACAGATGGTGTGCAAGGTCTGCAGACATTAACAACGACAAATACTGGTGGTAGTCAGCCTGGGACAACGATACTGCAGTATGCACAAACATCAGATGGTCAACAGATACTTGTACCCAGCAGCCAGGTGGTAGTGCAGACTGCATCGGGAGACATGCAGACGTACCAGATCCGCACCACACCAACGACCACGTCCCTTCCTCAGACTGTGGTTATGACATCTCCTGTCACTCTGATGTCACAGACAAGTAAGACAGACGATCCACAGTTGAAACGAGAAATAAGGCTGATGAAGAACAGAGAAGCTGCTCGAGAATGCCGTAGAAAGAATAAAGAGTATGTTAAATGTCTGGAAAATCGAGTTGCGGTCCTGGAAAACCAGAACAAGACTCTAACTGAAGAGCTAAGAACTTTGAAAGATCTTTACTGTCATAAAAGTGTGCAAGAAGAAGGTAAAACTTTTGTGGACTGTAAATTTCAgaggataattttttttatacactga